Proteins from a genomic interval of Streptomyces sp. NBC_00820:
- a CDS encoding aspartate carbamoyltransferase catalytic subunit, whose product MQRHLISAADLTRDDAVLILDTAEEMARVADRPIKKLPTLRGRTICNLFFEDSTRTRISFEAAEKRLSADVINFAAKGSSVSKGESLKDTAQTLEAMGVDAVVIRHSASGAPYRLANSGWIDAPVINAGDGTHQHPTQALLDAFTMRRRLLGRDAGLGRDLDGRRITIVGDVLHSRVARSNVDLLHTLGAEVTLVAPPTLVPVGVENWPCQVSYDLDSTLPKSDAVMMLRVQRERMNDAFFPTEREYSRRYGLDGDRMAKMPEHAIVMHPGPMVRGMEITAEVADSDRCTVVEQVANGVSIRMAVLYLLLGGNEPAVAHPAPATALAPTSEFRTNEEK is encoded by the coding sequence ATGCAGCGTCATCTCATCTCGGCCGCCGACCTCACCCGCGACGACGCCGTCCTGATCCTCGACACCGCCGAGGAGATGGCCCGGGTCGCCGACCGGCCGATCAAGAAACTGCCGACCCTGCGCGGCCGCACGATCTGCAACCTCTTCTTCGAGGACTCGACCCGCACCCGGATCTCCTTCGAGGCCGCCGAGAAGCGCCTCTCCGCCGACGTGATCAACTTCGCGGCCAAGGGATCGAGCGTCTCCAAGGGCGAGTCCCTCAAGGACACCGCCCAGACCCTGGAGGCGATGGGCGTGGACGCCGTCGTCATCCGGCACAGCGCCTCCGGAGCCCCGTACCGTCTCGCCAACTCCGGCTGGATCGACGCTCCCGTCATCAACGCCGGCGACGGCACCCACCAGCACCCCACCCAGGCCCTGCTGGACGCCTTCACCATGCGCCGCCGCCTGCTCGGCCGGGACGCCGGCCTCGGCCGCGACCTCGACGGCAGGCGCATCACGATCGTCGGCGACGTGCTGCACAGCCGCGTGGCCCGCTCCAACGTCGACCTGCTGCACACCCTCGGCGCCGAGGTCACCCTCGTCGCCCCGCCCACCCTGGTGCCGGTCGGCGTCGAGAACTGGCCCTGCCAGGTCTCCTACGACCTCGACAGCACCCTGCCGAAGTCCGACGCCGTGATGATGCTCCGCGTCCAGCGCGAGCGCATGAACGACGCGTTCTTCCCGACCGAGCGCGAGTACTCGCGGCGCTACGGCCTCGACGGCGACCGCATGGCGAAGATGCCGGAGCACGCCATCGTCATGCACCCCGGACCGATGGTCCGCGGCATGGAGATCACCGCCGAGGTGGCCGACTCCGACCGCTGCACGGTCGTCGAGCAGGTCGCCAACGGCGTCTCCATCCGGATGGCCGTCCTGTACCTGCTGCTGGGCGGCAACGAGCCCGCCGTCGCCCACCCGGCGCCCGCCACCGCCCTCGCGCCCACCTCTGAATTCCGCACCAACGAGGAGAAGTAA
- the pyrR gene encoding bifunctional pyr operon transcriptional regulator/uracil phosphoribosyltransferase PyrR, giving the protein MDTYANPPASDARPVLEGPDIARVITRIAHEIVERAKGADDVVLLGIPTRGVFLAQRLAAKLEQITDRKVSVGSLDITMYRDDLRMHPPRALARTEIPGDGIDGRLVVLVDDVLFSGRTIRAALDALNDIGRPRAVQLAVLVDRGHRELPIRADYVGKNLPTSLRETVKVQLAEEDGRDTVLLGAKQAGQ; this is encoded by the coding sequence ATGGACACGTACGCGAACCCGCCCGCGTCCGATGCCCGGCCCGTACTCGAGGGTCCCGACATCGCACGCGTCATCACCCGCATCGCCCACGAGATCGTCGAGCGCGCCAAGGGCGCCGACGACGTGGTGCTCCTCGGCATTCCGACCCGCGGCGTCTTCCTCGCCCAGCGGCTCGCCGCCAAGCTGGAGCAGATCACCGACCGCAAGGTCTCCGTCGGCTCGCTCGACATCACCATGTACCGCGACGACCTGCGCATGCACCCGCCGCGTGCGCTGGCCCGCACCGAGATTCCCGGTGACGGCATCGACGGCCGCCTCGTCGTCCTCGTCGACGACGTGCTCTTCTCCGGCCGCACCATCCGTGCGGCCCTCGACGCCCTGAACGACATCGGGCGCCCCCGCGCGGTCCAGCTCGCGGTCCTCGTCGACCGCGGCCACCGCGAACTCCCCATCCGCGCCGACTACGTCGGCAAGAACCTCCCCACGTCGTTGCGGGAGACGGTCAAGGTCCAGCTCGCCGAGGAGGACGGTCGCGACACCGTGCTGCTCGGCGCGAAGCAGGCCGGCCAGTAG
- the bldD gene encoding transcriptional regulator BldD — MSSEYAKQLGAKLRAIRTQQGLSLHGVEEKSQGRWKAVVVGSYERGDRAVTVQRLAELADFYGVPVQELLPGTTPGGAAEPPPKLVLDLERLATVPAEKAGPLQRYAATIQSQRGDYNGKVLSIRQDDLRTLAVIYDQSPSVLTEQLINWGVLDADARRAVAHEES; from the coding sequence ATGTCCAGCGAATACGCCAAACAGCTCGGGGCCAAGCTCCGGGCCATCCGCACCCAGCAGGGCCTTTCCCTCCACGGTGTCGAGGAGAAGTCCCAGGGACGCTGGAAGGCCGTGGTGGTCGGTTCGTACGAGCGCGGCGACCGTGCCGTGACCGTGCAGCGCCTTGCAGAGCTGGCCGATTTCTATGGCGTCCCCGTGCAGGAGCTGCTGCCGGGCACCACGCCGGGCGGGGCCGCCGAGCCGCCGCCGAAGCTGGTCCTCGACCTCGAGCGACTGGCCACCGTGCCGGCCGAGAAGGCGGGCCCGCTGCAGCGCTACGCGGCGACGATCCAGTCCCAGCGCGGCGACTACAACGGCAAGGTGCTCTCGATCCGCCAGGACGACCTGCGCACTCTCGCCGTGATCTACGACCAGTCCCCCTCGGTCCTCACCGAGCAGCTGATCAACTGGGGCGTCCTGGACGCGGACGCGCGTCGCGCGGTCGCCCACGAGGAGAGCTGA
- the nusB gene encoding transcription antitermination factor NusB, translated as MAARNTARKRAFQILFEGDQRGADVLTVLADWVRLSRNDTRQPPVSEYTMELVEGYAEKAARIDELISQYAVGWTLDRMPVVDRNILRLGAYELIWVDETPDAVVLDEMVQLAKEFSTDDSPAFVNGLLGRLKELKPSLRRDEA; from the coding sequence GTGGCCGCTCGCAACACGGCCCGCAAGCGCGCCTTCCAGATCCTCTTCGAGGGCGACCAGCGCGGCGCCGACGTCCTGACGGTCCTCGCGGACTGGGTCCGGCTGTCCCGGAACGACACCCGGCAGCCGCCGGTGAGTGAGTACACCATGGAGCTGGTCGAGGGCTACGCCGAGAAGGCGGCCCGCATCGACGAGCTGATCTCCCAGTACGCCGTCGGCTGGACGCTCGACCGGATGCCGGTCGTCGACCGCAACATCCTGCGTCTGGGCGCGTACGAGCTGATCTGGGTCGACGAGACCCCGGACGCCGTCGTGCTGGACGAGATGGTGCAGCTGGCCAAGGAGTTCTCCACGGATGACTCGCCCGCCTTCGTCAACGGCCTCCTTGGCCGTCTGAAGGAGCTGAAGCCGTCTCTGCGCCGCGACGAGGCGTAA
- the efp gene encoding elongation factor P, with protein sequence MASTNDLKNGLVLKLEGGQLWSVVEFQHVKPGKGPAFVRTKLKNVLSGKVVDKTFNAGVKVETATVDKRDMQFSYMDGEYFVFMDMDTYDQLMIDRKTVGDAANFLIEGFSATVAQHEGEVLFVELPAAVELVIAETEPGVQGDRSTGGTKPATLETGHQIQVPLFITTGEKIKVDTRTSDYLGRVNS encoded by the coding sequence GTGGCTTCCACGAACGACCTCAAGAACGGCCTGGTGCTCAAGCTCGAAGGCGGCCAGCTCTGGTCCGTCGTCGAGTTCCAGCACGTCAAGCCCGGCAAGGGCCCTGCCTTCGTGCGCACCAAGCTCAAGAACGTGCTCTCCGGCAAGGTCGTCGACAAGACCTTCAACGCCGGTGTCAAGGTCGAGACGGCCACCGTCGACAAGCGCGACATGCAGTTCTCGTACATGGACGGCGAGTACTTCGTCTTCATGGACATGGACACGTATGACCAGCTGATGATCGACCGCAAGACCGTTGGCGACGCCGCCAACTTCCTGATCGAGGGCTTCTCCGCCACGGTCGCCCAGCACGAGGGCGAGGTGCTCTTCGTCGAGCTGCCGGCCGCCGTCGAGCTGGTCATCGCCGAGACCGAGCCCGGTGTACAGGGCGACCGCTCCACCGGTGGCACCAAGCCCGCCACCCTGGAGACCGGTCACCAGATCCAGGTGCCGCTCTTCATCACCACCGGTGAGAAGATCAAGGTCGACACCCGCACGAGCGACTACCTCGGCCGGGTGAACAGCTAA
- a CDS encoding M24 family metallopeptidase — protein sequence MSEVYATRRAQLRERCNAAGTAAALVSRPANVRYLAAAAPQGAVLLLGGSEDLLVCTGPPDDRPAEGRPDEALRLHVLSSPAADAAVAAAGLAAAQGADSLAVEEHHLTVARHRAAASAAPALRLADLGGAVEQLRVVKDEEEISSLRIGAEIADQALGELLESILVGRTERHLALELERRLVDHGADGPAFATSVATGPNSGRRGHRPTDRRVEEGDFLSVCLGATYRGYRCEIGRTFVIGTSPAEWQIELYDLVFAAQRAGRESLVPGAAYRDVDRAARHVLDSAGYAEALSPLTGHGVGLEIDEDPQLAPAAMGKLDACVPVTVEPGVHLPGRGGVRIDDTLVVRPEADGGPELLTITTKELLAL from the coding sequence ATGTCAGAGGTGTACGCGACCCGCCGGGCCCAGCTCAGGGAACGCTGCAACGCGGCCGGTACCGCGGCAGCGCTCGTCTCTCGCCCTGCCAACGTGCGCTATCTCGCCGCGGCCGCCCCGCAGGGCGCCGTACTGCTGCTCGGCGGGAGCGAGGACCTGCTGGTCTGCACCGGCCCGCCGGACGACCGGCCTGCCGAGGGCCGTCCCGACGAGGCCCTGAGGCTGCATGTGCTGTCCTCGCCGGCCGCCGACGCCGCGGTCGCCGCGGCCGGCCTCGCCGCCGCGCAGGGCGCCGACTCCCTGGCGGTGGAGGAGCACCACCTCACGGTCGCCCGCCACCGGGCCGCCGCCTCGGCGGCCCCCGCCCTGCGTCTCGCCGACCTCGGGGGCGCCGTGGAGCAGCTCAGGGTGGTGAAGGACGAGGAGGAGATCTCCTCCCTGCGCATCGGCGCCGAGATCGCCGACCAGGCCCTCGGTGAGCTGCTGGAGTCCATCCTGGTCGGCCGTACCGAGCGCCACCTCGCGCTGGAGCTGGAGCGGCGCCTGGTCGACCACGGAGCCGACGGGCCGGCCTTCGCGACCTCCGTGGCCACCGGCCCGAACTCCGGCCGGCGCGGCCACCGTCCCACCGACCGGCGGGTGGAGGAGGGCGACTTCCTCTCCGTCTGCCTCGGCGCCACCTACCGTGGCTACCGCTGCGAGATCGGCCGTACCTTCGTCATCGGGACCTCGCCCGCCGAGTGGCAGATCGAGCTGTACGACCTCGTCTTCGCCGCCCAGCGCGCCGGGCGTGAGTCCCTGGTGCCCGGTGCCGCGTACCGGGATGTCGACCGGGCCGCACGGCACGTTCTGGACTCCGCGGGGTACGCGGAGGCGCTTTCGCCGCTCACCGGACACGGCGTCGGACTCGAAATCGACGAGGACCCGCAGCTCGCCCCCGCGGCAATGGGTAAACTGGACGCTTGCGTGCCAGTCACCGTCGAACCGGGGGTCCACCTCCCGGGCCGGGGCGGTGTCCGTATCGATGACACGCTCGTCGTGCGCCCTGAGGCGGACGGCGGACCCGAGCTACTCACCATCACGACCAAGGAGCTGCTCGCGCTTTAA
- a CDS encoding AAA family ATPase, whose translation MQHAVGSPLPPPHQPGQGPHAGWAPAAHHPGPHPRAPQGPAPAAPVPPPPPGPAPAPAPGFPGAGPGPGAPSGPVPPAPPRHPAAPPQHPAAPPRHPAAQPPAPQHPAAPPARPSAPQHPAPPAAQPPAQRHPAAPTPPVAPVGQDVTGHVPLPPGGPVGMPAAPPAAASAPDPAATTLAVLLIGPAGAGKTSVAKYWADHRRVPTAHISLDDVREWVRAGFADPQTGWNDNSEAQYRLARRTCGFAARNFLANGISCILDDAVFPDRPVVGLGGWKRHVGPGLLPVVLLPGLDVVLERNAERTGNRRLTDEEVARIHGRMAGWYGSGLPIIDNSQLDVPGTARVLDEVLARAIASPPSW comes from the coding sequence ATGCAGCACGCAGTGGGGTCTCCGCTGCCGCCGCCCCACCAGCCGGGGCAGGGACCACACGCCGGCTGGGCGCCGGCCGCGCACCACCCGGGCCCGCACCCGAGAGCACCTCAGGGGCCCGCTCCCGCCGCACCTGTACCCCCGCCACCACCAGGGCCGGCCCCTGCTCCGGCACCGGGCTTCCCCGGTGCGGGACCGGGTCCCGGCGCACCGTCGGGCCCGGTGCCGCCCGCGCCTCCCCGCCATCCCGCCGCCCCGCCCCAGCACCCCGCCGCGCCCCCGCGGCACCCGGCCGCGCAGCCCCCGGCTCCACAGCACCCCGCCGCTCCGCCGGCGCGGCCCTCGGCCCCGCAGCATCCCGCGCCTCCGGCCGCGCAGCCTCCGGCCCAGCGGCATCCGGCGGCTCCGACGCCTCCTGTCGCCCCGGTGGGCCAGGACGTCACCGGCCATGTGCCGCTGCCGCCCGGCGGCCCCGTCGGCATGCCCGCCGCACCGCCGGCCGCGGCCTCCGCGCCGGATCCGGCGGCCACCACCCTCGCCGTGCTCCTGATCGGCCCGGCGGGCGCGGGCAAGACCAGCGTGGCCAAGTACTGGGCGGACCACCGCCGGGTGCCCACCGCGCACATCAGCCTCGACGACGTGCGCGAATGGGTCCGCGCGGGCTTCGCCGACCCCCAGACCGGCTGGAACGACAACTCCGAGGCCCAGTACCGCCTCGCCCGCCGCACCTGCGGGTTCGCCGCCCGGAACTTCCTGGCCAACGGCATCTCCTGCATCCTCGACGACGCCGTCTTCCCGGACCGCCCGGTCGTCGGGCTCGGCGGCTGGAAGCGCCATGTGGGCCCCGGCCTGCTCCCGGTGGTCCTCCTTCCCGGCCTCGACGTCGTCCTGGAGCGCAACGCCGAGCGCACCGGCAACCGCCGCCTCACCGACGAGGAGGTCGCCCGCATCCACGGCCGCATGGCCGGCTGGTACGGCTCGGGCCTCCCGATCATCGACAACTCGCAGCTGGACGTCCCCGGCACGGCCCGAGTCCTGGACGAGGTCCTGGCCAGGGCGATAGCGAGCCCCCCGAGCTGGTGA
- the aroB gene encoding 3-dehydroquinate synthase, with product MSDAVTRIQVAGTAGTDPYEVLVGRQLLGELAGLIGDRAKRVALIHPEALAETGDALRAELAGQGYEAVAIQVPNAEEAKTAEVAAYCWKALGQSGFTRTDVIVGVGGGATTDLAGFVAATWLRGVRWIAIPTTVLAMVDAAVGGKTGINTAEGKNLVGAFHPPAGVLCDLAALDSLPVNDYVSGLAEIIKAGFIADPAILDLIEADPEAARSPEGPHTAELIERSIRVKADVVSSDLKESGRREILNYGHTLAHAIEKNERYKWRHGAAVAVGMHFAAELGRLAGRLDDATADRHRTVLEAVGLPLTYRYDQWPRLLETMKVDKKSRGDLLRFIVLDGLAKPTVLEGPDPAVLLAAYGEVGQ from the coding sequence ATGAGCGACGCAGTCACCCGGATCCAGGTGGCCGGCACGGCCGGCACCGACCCCTACGAGGTGCTGGTGGGCCGGCAGCTCCTGGGCGAGCTGGCCGGGTTGATCGGCGACAGAGCCAAGCGGGTCGCGCTGATCCACCCCGAGGCGCTGGCCGAGACCGGTGACGCCCTGCGCGCCGAACTGGCCGGGCAGGGCTACGAGGCCGTCGCCATCCAGGTGCCCAACGCCGAGGAGGCCAAGACCGCCGAGGTCGCCGCCTACTGCTGGAAGGCGCTCGGGCAGTCGGGCTTCACCCGCACCGACGTCATCGTCGGCGTCGGCGGCGGCGCGACCACGGACCTCGCCGGCTTCGTGGCCGCGACCTGGCTGCGCGGCGTGCGCTGGATCGCGATCCCCACCACCGTGCTGGCCATGGTGGACGCGGCGGTCGGCGGCAAGACCGGCATCAACACCGCCGAGGGCAAGAACCTCGTCGGCGCCTTCCACCCGCCGGCCGGCGTCCTGTGCGACCTCGCCGCGCTGGACTCCCTCCCGGTCAACGACTACGTCTCCGGCCTCGCCGAGATCATCAAGGCCGGCTTCATCGCCGACCCGGCGATCCTGGACCTCATCGAGGCCGACCCCGAGGCCGCCCGGTCCCCCGAGGGCCCGCACACGGCCGAGCTGATCGAGCGTTCGATCCGGGTCAAGGCCGACGTCGTCTCCTCCGACTTGAAGGAGTCCGGCCGCAGGGAGATCCTGAACTACGGCCACACGCTCGCCCACGCCATCGAGAAGAACGAGCGCTACAAGTGGCGGCACGGCGCCGCGGTGGCCGTCGGCATGCACTTCGCCGCCGAACTCGGCCGCCTGGCGGGCCGGCTGGACGACGCGACGGCGGACCGGCACCGCACGGTCCTCGAAGCGGTCGGCCTGCCCCTGACCTACCGCTACGACCAGTGGCCCCGGCTGCTGGAGACGATGAAGGTCGACAAGAAGTCCCGCGGCGACCTGCTGCGCTTCATCGTCCTCGACGGTCTGGCCAAGCCGACCGTCCTGGAGGGCCCGGACCCGGCCGTCCTGCTCGCCGCCTACGGCGAAGTGGGCCAGTAG
- a CDS encoding shikimate kinase yields MSAVPAVVLIGPMGVGKSTIGRMLAERLGTGYRDTDDDIVAAEGRTIAEIFVDEGEPAFRAMEKRAVHTALTEHEGVLALGGGAVLDPDTRALLAGQRVVYLSMDVEEAVRRTGLNVARPLLAVVNPRKQWRELMEARRHLYEEVATAVVPTDGRTPEEVTQAALDALELKEA; encoded by the coding sequence ATGAGCGCCGTGCCCGCCGTCGTCCTGATCGGCCCGATGGGCGTGGGCAAGTCCACGATCGGGCGGATGCTGGCCGAGCGGCTCGGGACCGGTTACCGGGACACCGACGACGACATCGTCGCCGCCGAGGGCCGCACCATCGCCGAGATCTTCGTGGACGAGGGCGAACCCGCCTTCCGTGCCATGGAGAAGCGCGCGGTGCACACCGCGCTCACCGAGCACGAGGGTGTCCTCGCGCTCGGCGGCGGGGCGGTCCTCGACCCGGACACCCGCGCGCTGCTCGCCGGGCAGCGGGTGGTCTACCTCTCGATGGACGTCGAGGAGGCCGTGCGGCGCACCGGCCTCAACGTGGCCCGGCCACTGCTCGCCGTCGTCAATCCGCGCAAGCAGTGGCGCGAGCTGATGGAGGCGCGGCGGCACCTGTACGAGGAGGTCGCCACCGCGGTCGTACCGACCGACGGGCGCACCCCCGAAGAGGTCACCCAAGCAGCGCTGGACGCACTGGAGTTGAAGGAAGCATGA
- the aroC gene encoding chorismate synthase encodes MSRLRWLTAGESHGPALVATLEGLPAGVPITTDMVADHLARRRLGYGRGARMKFERDEVTFLGGVRHGLTLGSPIAVMVGNTEWPKWEQVMSADPVDPEILDGLARNAPLTRPRPGHADLAGMQKYGFDEARPILERASARETAARVALGAVARSYLKETAGIEIVSHVVELASAKAPYGVYPTPADVDKLDADPVRCLDADASKAMVAEIDQAHKDGDTLGGVVEVLAYGVPVGLGSHVHWDRRLDARLAAALMGIQAIKGVEVGDGFELARVPGSKAHDEILTTPEGIKRASGRSGGTEGGLTTGELLRVRAAMKPIATVPRALQTIDVATGEAAQAHHQRSDVCAVPAAGIVAEAMVALVLADAVAEKFGGDSVPETRRNVRSYLDNLTIG; translated from the coding sequence TTGAGCAGGCTGCGTTGGCTGACGGCCGGAGAGTCCCACGGTCCCGCACTCGTGGCGACGCTGGAGGGACTTCCCGCCGGCGTGCCGATCACCACGGACATGGTCGCGGACCATCTCGCGCGGCGGCGGCTCGGTTACGGCCGCGGTGCGCGCATGAAGTTCGAGCGTGACGAGGTCACCTTCCTCGGTGGCGTCCGGCACGGCCTCACCCTCGGTTCCCCGATCGCGGTCATGGTGGGCAACACCGAGTGGCCCAAGTGGGAGCAGGTCATGTCGGCCGACCCGGTCGACCCCGAGATCCTCGACGGGCTCGCCCGCAACGCGCCGCTGACCCGGCCCCGCCCCGGTCACGCCGACCTCGCCGGCATGCAGAAGTACGGCTTCGACGAGGCCCGGCCGATCCTGGAGCGCGCCTCGGCGCGTGAGACGGCGGCCCGGGTGGCCCTCGGCGCCGTCGCGCGGTCGTACCTGAAGGAGACGGCCGGCATCGAGATCGTCTCCCACGTCGTCGAGCTGGCCTCGGCCAAGGCGCCCTACGGCGTCTACCCGACCCCGGCCGACGTCGACAAGCTCGACGCCGACCCGGTGCGCTGCCTGGACGCCGACGCGTCGAAGGCGATGGTCGCGGAGATCGACCAGGCCCACAAGGACGGCGACACGCTCGGCGGCGTCGTCGAGGTGCTCGCCTACGGCGTGCCCGTCGGCCTCGGCTCGCACGTGCACTGGGACCGTCGGCTGGACGCCCGTCTGGCCGCCGCCCTCATGGGCATCCAGGCCATCAAGGGCGTCGAGGTCGGCGACGGCTTCGAGCTGGCCCGCGTGCCCGGCTCCAAGGCGCACGACGAGATCCTCACCACCCCCGAGGGCATCAAGCGCGCCTCCGGCCGCTCCGGCGGCACCGAGGGCGGTCTGACCACCGGCGAGCTGCTGCGCGTCCGCGCCGCCATGAAGCCGATCGCGACCGTGCCCCGGGCCCTGCAGACCATCGACGTCGCCACCGGCGAGGCCGCCCAGGCCCACCACCAGCGCTCCGACGTGTGCGCGGTCCCGGCCGCCGGCATCGTCGCCGAGGCCATGGTCGCGCTCGTCCTCGCGGACGCGGTCGCGGAGAAGTTCGGCGGCGACAGCGTCCCGGAGACCCGCCGCAACGTGCGGTCGTACCTCGACAACCTCACGATCGGATGA
- a CDS encoding shikimate dehydrogenase — MTPGATDPRRAAVLGSPIAHSLSPVLHRAAYEALGLTGWSYDRFEVDEAGLPGFFEGLGTEWAGLSLTMPLKRAVIPLLDEVSETAASVDAVNTVVFTEDGRRVGDNTDIPGMVAALREHGIEEVGSAAILGAGATASSALAALARICTGEVVAYVRSETRAAEMRQWGERLDVQVRTADWADAAEALHAPLVIATTPAGTTDALAAAVPERPTTLFDVLYDPWPTELAARWSMFGGAVVGGLDLLVHQAVLQVEQMTGRSRAPLAAMRAAGERALYGTGGEIRP, encoded by the coding sequence ATGACACCAGGGGCAACCGACCCCCGCCGGGCGGCCGTGCTCGGTTCGCCCATCGCCCACTCCCTCTCCCCGGTGCTGCACCGGGCTGCCTACGAAGCGCTCGGGCTCACCGGGTGGTCGTACGACCGCTTCGAGGTCGACGAGGCGGGGCTGCCGGGCTTCTTCGAGGGGCTCGGGACGGAGTGGGCCGGGCTGTCGCTGACCATGCCGCTGAAGCGGGCCGTCATCCCGCTGCTGGACGAGGTCAGTGAGACGGCCGCCTCCGTGGATGCCGTCAACACGGTCGTGTTCACCGAGGACGGCCGCCGCGTCGGCGACAACACGGACATCCCGGGGATGGTCGCCGCGCTGCGCGAGCACGGTATCGAGGAGGTCGGCTCCGCCGCGATCCTCGGAGCCGGCGCCACGGCATCCTCCGCGCTGGCCGCCCTGGCCCGGATCTGCACCGGCGAGGTCGTCGCCTACGTCCGCAGCGAGACCCGCGCCGCCGAGATGCGGCAGTGGGGCGAGCGGCTCGACGTCCAGGTGCGTACGGCGGACTGGGCGGACGCGGCCGAGGCGCTGCACGCGCCTTTGGTGATCGCCACCACCCCGGCCGGCACCACGGACGCCCTCGCCGCCGCCGTGCCCGAGCGCCCGACCACGCTCTTCGACGTGCTCTACGACCCCTGGCCGACCGAACTGGCGGCCCGCTGGTCCATGTTCGGCGGAGCCGTCGTCGGCGGCCTCGACCTCCTGGTCCACCAGGCCGTGCTCCAGGTCGAGCAGATGACGGGGCGTTCTCGCGCACCGCTCGCGGCGATGAGGGCGGCCGGAGAACGAGCGCTCTACGGAACCGGCGGCGAGATCCGGCCATAG